Proteins encoded within one genomic window of Flavobacterium gilvum:
- a CDS encoding YhcH/YjgK/YiaL family protein yields MIVDTLKNGSQYTSLHPLFATAFDFINQNDLATLADGTIQITDGLKVIVSTANGKTRETSLAKFECHDKNIDIQVCVKGLETIAWKPREKCVTPNGDYNPEKDVRFFNDTPDMDFQLTDGQFVIFYPGDVHAPMIGEGEIKKLVFKVKI; encoded by the coding sequence ATGATCGTAGATACACTAAAAAACGGATCACAATATACTAGCTTACATCCATTGTTTGCAACTGCTTTTGATTTTATTAATCAAAATGATCTTGCAACACTTGCTGACGGAACGATTCAAATCACCGACGGTCTAAAAGTAATTGTAAGCACCGCAAACGGAAAAACTAGAGAAACTAGTTTGGCTAAATTTGAATGCCATGATAAAAATATCGACATTCAGGTTTGTGTAAAAGGATTGGAAACCATAGCTTGGAAACCAAGAGAAAAATGTGTTACACCTAATGGAGATTATAATCCAGAAAAAGATGTACGTTTTTTTAATGATACTCCTGATATGGATTTTCAATTGACAGACGGACAGTTTGTGATATTTTATCCAGGAGATGTTCACGCTCCAATGATTGGTGAAGGTGAAATCAAAAAATTGGTATTTAAAGTTAAAATCTAA